A region from the Musa acuminata AAA Group cultivar baxijiao chromosome BXJ1-10, Cavendish_Baxijiao_AAA, whole genome shotgun sequence genome encodes:
- the LOC108951586 gene encoding uncharacterized membrane protein At4g09580-like has product MMRSLLAALRRSVPTLVSMAPLRNATGPSDEEIAVAVAVDRDDSPTAKKPLRAESRIPLFVIFSVGLLCIFLTMPEAEHDTILRLTRHLSVLKLFFNLHLFADVHDTWYRILVITGWISFGVIKCVILIVLCATYGASSCTLRVAADLSLTSELVANLGAENMVVRWDALQKVLGRMR; this is encoded by the exons ATGATGCGATCTCTTCTCGCAGCATTGCGTCGGTCGGTTCCCACTCTCGTCTCCATGGCGCCGCTCAGGAACGCGACCGGCCCGAGCGACGAGGAgatcgccgtcgccgtcgccgtcgacAGAGATGACTCGCCCACGGCCAAGAAGCCACTTAGGGCTGAGTCGAGGATTCCCCTGTTCGTGATCTTCTCGGTCGGCCTGCTGTGCATCTTCCTCACCATGCCCGAGGCCGAGCACGATACGATCCTAAGGCTAACGCGGCACCTCTCCGTCCTCAA GTTATTTTTCAATCTACATCTTTTTGCAGATGTTCATGATACCTGGTACCGCATTCTTGTTATTACTGGCTGGATCTCTTTCGGGGTCATAAAATGTGTTATTCTGATAGTTCTCTGTGCAACTTATGGTGCTTCATCCTG CACATTACGGGTTGCAGCGGACCTGAGTCTAACGTCCGAACTTGTGGCAAATTTGGGAGCGGAGAACATGGTGGTTCGGTGGGATGCTCTACAAAAAGTGTTGGGACGCATGCGATAA
- the LOC103969214 gene encoding mitogen-activated protein kinase kinase kinase 1 produces MLFWSHKRGAFRLGRGAMDSKQRLQHEQQEMRRPPRLDRRNAAKNFDYGVEAAAAGGVSWSSSSSSCSASSDESPPLRPTRSLDLPYSNQTSFRIGGIEGEVEILCRSLGLSGPEDFAISLPAWEARKALSSSDLLHRRSPLSHPDSATHEDPTFASQSATLASDSPPTFHSSASIEEPTGRHDVEENEPAKNSCDTSMEITVADDEAVRNSVPSFEPRGGDGGIRGVRPSILAPPATLTPPQINLAPLTPPPALPPPPYMSLPAIDGMDSAWDIVRSFAPEDKDNTFGACNDDETDEEDNTIEAEGEEELVELRLGETSEGFTGTSSYSTMNVDDDKSSWSTETMLIVSPNGKFKRNIKSWMRGRLLGSGSYGMVYEGISDVGVFFAVKEVSLLDQGSNAQQCILQLEQEIMLLSQFEHQNIVQYYGTDKEEAKLFIFLELITQGSLASLYQKYRLQDTQVSAYTRQILYGLKYLHERNVVHRDIKCANILVHANGSVKLADFGLAKEITKFNVLKSCKGSVYWMAPEVVNPRKTYGPACDIWSLGCTVLEMLTRQIPYPNLEWTQALFRIGRGEQPPIPSYLSRDAQDFISQCVKRNPSDRPSASQLLEHPFVKLSLSVSAVS; encoded by the exons ATGCTGTTCTGGAGCCATAAAAGAGGCGCCTTCCGATTGGGGCGCGGGGCGATGGACTCCAAACAGCGGCTGCAGCACGAGCAGCAGGAGATGAGACGGCCGCCCCGGCTAGACAGGCGCAACGCCGCCAAAAACTTCGATTACGGGGTGGAGGCGGCGGCTGCCGGTGGCGTGTCGtggtcctcctcttcctcttcctgttCAGCCTCGTCGGACGAGTCGCCCCCGCTTCGTCCCACCAGATCGCTGGACCTTCCGTACTCCAACCAGACCAGCTTCCGGATTGGGGGCATCGAGGGCGAGGTGGAGATCCTCTGCCGTAGCCTCGGCCTCTCCGGGCCCGAGGATTTCGCCATTTCTCTGCCCGCATGGGAGGCGCGCAAGGCGCTATCCTCCTCCGACCTCCTCCACAGGAGATCCCCACTCTCTCATCCCGATAGCGCAACCCATGAAGACCCCACCTTTGCATCTCAATCAGCCACCTTGGCGTCGGATTCACCGCCTACTTTTCACTCTTCCGCGTCCATCGAAGAACCCACAGGACGTCACGATGTGGAGGAGAACGAACCTGCGAAGAATTCCTGCGATACTTCCATGGAAATCACGGTCGCGGATGATGAAGCTGTCAGGAATTCCGTCCCATCTTTTGAACCTAGGGGAGGTGATGGAGGAATCCGAGGTGTTCGGCCATCGATTCTTGCTCCTCCGGCAACTCTTACACCGCCGCAGATAAACTTGGCGCCCCTCACTCCACCACCGGCACTCCCACCGCCTCCATACATGTCCTTGCCAGCCATTGACGGGATGGATTCAGCTTGGGACATAGTGAGGTCTTTCGCTCCGGAGGACAAAGATAATACTTTTGGTGCCTGCAATGACGATGAAACGGATGAAGAAGACAACACAATAGAagcagaaggagaggaagagttgGTGGAGCTGAGGTTGGGGGAGACCTCCGAGGGCTTCACCGGGACTTCATCCTACTCCACCATGAATGTTGATGATGATAAATCCAGTTGGAGTACTGAAACAATGCTCATAGTTTCACCAAATGGCAAGTTCAAGAGGAACATCAAGTCATGGATGCGAGGTCGACTTCTAGGGAGTGGTTCCTATGGAATGGTGTACGAAGGGATCAGTGA TGTAGGTGTATTTTTTGCTGTTAAAGAGGTATCTTTGCTTGACCAAGGAAGTAATGCTCAACAGTGCATTCTTCAACTTGAGCAG GAGATCATGCTATTAAGCCAATTTGAACATCAAAACATAGTCCAGTACTATGGAACAGACAAG GAGGAAGCAAAGCTGTTCATCTTTCTTGAACTTATCACACAGGGCTCCCTTGCATCTCTATACCAAAAGTATCGTCTACAAGATACCCAAGTTTCTGCATACACCCGACAAATTTTATATGGTCTAAAATATCTTCATGAGCGAAATGTAGTGCACAG AGATATAAAATGTGCTAACATACTGGTTCATGCAAATGGCTCTGTAAAGCTTGCTGATTTTGGATTGGCGAAAGAG ATAACCAAGTTCAATGTGCTCAAATCATGCAAGGGAAGTGTTTACTGGATGGCTCCTGAG GTTGTAAATCCTAGAAAGACATATGGACCTGCTTGCGATATATGGAGCCTCGGATGCACGGTTCTGGAGATGCTGACACGTCAGATTCCTTATCCTAATCTTGAGTGG ACACAAGCTTTATTTAGGATTGGCCGCGGTGAACAGCCTCCGATTCCGAGCTACCTATCCAGAGACGCCCAAGATTTCATCAGCCAATGCGTGAAACGTAACCCGAGTGATCGGCCGTCTGCTTCCCAATTGTTAGAACACCCATTTGTGAAGTTGTCACTGTCAGTTTCTGCAGTCTCTTGA
- the LOC103969215 gene encoding eukaryotic peptide chain release factor subunit 1-3 isoform X1, protein MMKPIQAQHMWPIINRVAFFSFIKRDSISVKLFKSLLFAYFCLSIRYLMADGHETDKNIEIWKIKKLIKALESTRGNGTSMISLVMPPRDQISRVTKMLADEYGTASNIKSRVNPQSVLAAITSAQQRLKLYNKVPPNGLVLYTGTIVTEDGKEKKVTIDFEPFKPINVSLYLCDNKFHTEALNELLESDDKFGFIVMDGNGTLFGTLSGNTREVLHKFTVDLPKKHGRGGQSALCFARLRMEKRHNYVRKTAELATQFFINPATSQPNVAGLILAGSADFKTELSQSDMFDPRLQAKILNVVDVSYGGENGFNQAIELSAEILSNVKFIQEKKLIGKYFEEISQDTGKYVFGVDDTLKALEMGAVETLIVWENLDINRYVLKNSTSGEIIIKHLNKDQEANQSNFRDPANNAELEVQEKISLLEWFANEYKRFGCTLEFVTNKSQEGSQFCRGFGGIGGILRYQLDMRSLDELSDDEVYEDSD, encoded by the coding sequence atgatgaaaccaatccaaGCACAGCATATGTGGCCTATCATAAATCGTGtcgcatttttttcttttattaagaGAGACTCAATCAGTGTCAAACTATTTAAGAGCCTGTTATTTGCATACTTCTGCCTCTCAATCCGGTATCTCATGGCAGATGGTCATGAAACCGATAAGAACATTGAGATATGGAAGATTAAGAAATTAATCAAGGCTTTGGAATCTACAAGAGGTAATGGCACAAGCATGATCTCCCTCGTAATGCCACCGCGTGATCAGATATCTCGAGTCACCAAGATGTTGGCTGATGAATATGGAACTGCTTCAAACATCAAAAGTAGAGTCAATCCACAGTCTGTCTTGGCAGCGATTACATCTGCTCAGCAAAGGCTGAAACTATACAACAAGGTTCCTCCCAATGGACTGGTGTTATATACTGGAACCATCGTCACCGAGgatggaaaagaaaagaaggtgaCTATTGATTTCGAGCCTTTCAAGCCCATCAACGTGTCGCTCTATCTTTGCGATAACAAATTCCATACCGAGGCTTTGAATGAACTTTTGGAATCAGATGACAAGTTTGGTTTTATAGTTATGGATGGAAATGGAACTCTTTTTGGCACATTGAGTGGTAATACGCGTGAGGTGCTCCACAAATTCACTGTTGATCTTCCAAAAAAGCATGGTCGTGGAGGACAATCAGCACTATGTTTTGCTCGGCTTCGTATGGAGAAGCGCCATAACTATGTGCGAAAAACAGCTGAACTTGCCACCCAGTTCTTCATAAACCCAGCTACGAGTCAGCCAAATGTGGCCGGTCTAATTTTGGCTGGTTCAGCTGATTTCAAAACAGAGTTAAGCCAGTCGGACATGTTTGACCCGCGTCTTCAAGCTAAAATACTCAATGTGGTTGATGTTTCTTATGGAGGAGAGAATGGTTTCAATCAGGCCATCGAGTTGTCAGCGGAAATTTTGTCAAATGTGAAATTCATACAGGAGAAGAAATTGATAGGGAAGTATTTTGAAGAAATAAGCCAAGACACAGGAAAGTATGTCTTTGGTGTGGATGACACATTAAAGGCTCTTGAAATGGGAGCCGTGGAGACCTTAATCGTATGGGAAAACTTGGATATCAATAGGTATGTGCTAAAAAACAGCACCAGTGGGGAGATTATAATAAAGCATTTGAACAAGGATCAAGAAGCTAATCAGAGTAACTTCCGAGATCCAGCAAACAATGCTGAACTAGAGGTCCAGGAGAAAATTTCGCTGCTGGAGTGGTTTGCCAATGAGTACAAGCGTTTCGGTTGCACATTGGAGTTTGTTACCAACAAATCTCAAGAGGGCTCACAATTCTGCAGGGGTTTCGGTGGCATCGGGGGCATCTTGCGGTATCAGCTGGACATGAGATCGCTGGATGAGCTGTCTGATGACGAAGTGTACGAAGACTCTGATTAG
- the LOC103969215 gene encoding eukaryotic peptide chain release factor subunit 1-3 isoform X2: MISLVMPPRDQISRVTKMLADEYGTASNIKSRVNPQSVLAAITSAQQRLKLYNKVPPNGLVLYTGTIVTEDGKEKKVTIDFEPFKPINVSLYLCDNKFHTEALNELLESDDKFGFIVMDGNGTLFGTLSGNTREVLHKFTVDLPKKHGRGGQSALCFARLRMEKRHNYVRKTAELATQFFINPATSQPNVAGLILAGSADFKTELSQSDMFDPRLQAKILNVVDVSYGGENGFNQAIELSAEILSNVKFIQEKKLIGKYFEEISQDTGKYVFGVDDTLKALEMGAVETLIVWENLDINRYVLKNSTSGEIIIKHLNKDQEANQSNFRDPANNAELEVQEKISLLEWFANEYKRFGCTLEFVTNKSQEGSQFCRGFGGIGGILRYQLDMRSLDELSDDEVYEDSD; the protein is encoded by the coding sequence ATGATCTCCCTCGTAATGCCACCGCGTGATCAGATATCTCGAGTCACCAAGATGTTGGCTGATGAATATGGAACTGCTTCAAACATCAAAAGTAGAGTCAATCCACAGTCTGTCTTGGCAGCGATTACATCTGCTCAGCAAAGGCTGAAACTATACAACAAGGTTCCTCCCAATGGACTGGTGTTATATACTGGAACCATCGTCACCGAGgatggaaaagaaaagaaggtgaCTATTGATTTCGAGCCTTTCAAGCCCATCAACGTGTCGCTCTATCTTTGCGATAACAAATTCCATACCGAGGCTTTGAATGAACTTTTGGAATCAGATGACAAGTTTGGTTTTATAGTTATGGATGGAAATGGAACTCTTTTTGGCACATTGAGTGGTAATACGCGTGAGGTGCTCCACAAATTCACTGTTGATCTTCCAAAAAAGCATGGTCGTGGAGGACAATCAGCACTATGTTTTGCTCGGCTTCGTATGGAGAAGCGCCATAACTATGTGCGAAAAACAGCTGAACTTGCCACCCAGTTCTTCATAAACCCAGCTACGAGTCAGCCAAATGTGGCCGGTCTAATTTTGGCTGGTTCAGCTGATTTCAAAACAGAGTTAAGCCAGTCGGACATGTTTGACCCGCGTCTTCAAGCTAAAATACTCAATGTGGTTGATGTTTCTTATGGAGGAGAGAATGGTTTCAATCAGGCCATCGAGTTGTCAGCGGAAATTTTGTCAAATGTGAAATTCATACAGGAGAAGAAATTGATAGGGAAGTATTTTGAAGAAATAAGCCAAGACACAGGAAAGTATGTCTTTGGTGTGGATGACACATTAAAGGCTCTTGAAATGGGAGCCGTGGAGACCTTAATCGTATGGGAAAACTTGGATATCAATAGGTATGTGCTAAAAAACAGCACCAGTGGGGAGATTATAATAAAGCATTTGAACAAGGATCAAGAAGCTAATCAGAGTAACTTCCGAGATCCAGCAAACAATGCTGAACTAGAGGTCCAGGAGAAAATTTCGCTGCTGGAGTGGTTTGCCAATGAGTACAAGCGTTTCGGTTGCACATTGGAGTTTGTTACCAACAAATCTCAAGAGGGCTCACAATTCTGCAGGGGTTTCGGTGGCATCGGGGGCATCTTGCGGTATCAGCTGGACATGAGATCGCTGGATGAGCTGTCTGATGACGAAGTGTACGAAGACTCTGATTAG
- the LOC135596197 gene encoding ultraviolet-B receptor UVR8-like: MASALCRRALLRACGGKPPRFLSPSRRFSGEAPRRFAALWGNGDYGRLGLGGLESRWKPTVCPFFDDDPPVSIACGGAHTLFLTECGRVYASGLNNFGQLGRSSATPFALEPAEVSGLPENIRQISAGYHHSAAVTADGELFIWGNNSSGQLGLGKSTKSIVYLPTRVDLLVGINIKMVALGSEHSIAITDVGDALSWGAGDSGRLGHGHKSSLFGFSVSSSEYTPRLIKSLEGVKIKTVAAGMLHSACIDEKGSVFIFGERSTNKLEIGEGKNIRTPTVVQEIPDSEEVACGGYHTCIVTSGGELYTWGSNENGCLGLGCTEMIRNPEIVQSSFLKSPISKVACGWKHTAVISGGNIFTWGWGGANGTFFEDGHSSGGQLGHGDDNDCNVPKMVNFDQRVKALHVSCGFNHTGGIFEYDQIKAGLSGCL, from the exons ATGGCGTCTGCTTTGTGCAGGAGGGCTCTTCTGCGCGCTTGCGGAGGGAAGCCGCCTCGTTTCTTGAGCCCCTCGAGGCGGTTCTCCGGAGAGGCGCCGCGGAGGTTCGCCGCTCTCTGGGGGAACGGGGACTACGGGAGGTTAGGGCTCGGCGGGTTGGAGTCCCGATGGAAGCCCACGGTTTGTCCCTTCTTCGATGATGATCCCCCGGTGTCGATCGCTTGTGGCGGCGCGCACACCCTCTTCTTGACTG AATGTGGTCGTGTTTATGCTTCTGGACTGAACAACTTTGGGCAGTTAGGCAGATCATCTGCAACACCTTTTGCACTA GAGCCAGCTGAAGTTTCTGGATTACCTGAGAACATTAGACAAATTTCAGCTGGCTACCATCATTCGGCTGCTGTTACTG CGGATGGAGAACTTTTCATTTGGGGCAACAATTCAAGTGGGCAGCTTGGTCTTGGAAAAA GTACAAAGAGCATAGTTTATCTCCCTACAAGAGTTGATTTGTTGGTTGGAATCAACATTAAGATGGTTGCACTGGGTTCAGAGCACTCAATTGCTATAACAG ATGTTGGTGATGCCTTAAGTTGGGGAGCAGGTGATTCTGGTAGACTTGGTCATGGTCATAAGTCTAGCCTATTTGGCTTCTCTGTGAGCTCAAG TGAATATACTCCAAGGCTAATCAAAAGCTTGGAAGGGGTCAAG ATCAAGACAGTTGCTGCAGGAATGTTGCATTCAGCTTGCATTGATG AAAAAGGCTCTGTCTTCATATTTGGTGAAAGGTCCACAAATAAGCTG GAGATTGGAGAAGGAAAGAACATCCGGACTCCAACTGTTGTTCAGGAAATCCCAGATTCTGAAGAAGTTGCCTGTGGTGGTTACCATACTTGCATTGTGACAA GTGGAGGAGAGTTATACACATGGGGTTCAAATGAGAATGGTTGCCTCGGCCTAGG ATGCACAGAGATGATCCGCAATCCAGAAATTGTTCAAAGCTCTTTTCTTAAGTCTCCTATATCTAAG GTAGCTTGTGGTTGGAAGCATACAGCTGTGATTTCtg GTGGCAACATCTTTACCTGGGGCTGGGGAGGTGCTAATGGAACATTTTTTGAGGATGGCCATTCTTCTGGAGGACAACTT GGCCACGGAGACGACAACGACTGCAATGTGCCCAAGATGGTAAACTTCGACCAGCGAGTGAAGGCTTTGCACGTATCTTGCGGTTTCAACCATACCGGCGGTATATTCGAGTACGATCAAATCAAAGCAGGGCTATCTGGGTGCTTGTGA
- the LOC103969217 gene encoding mitochondrial phosphate carrier protein 3, mitochondrial-like produces the protein MSLRLFHFLDPRHPNNSRKIPTNSNRIHRLHPPAMAIFEEPPNSPFPSILSSSPSPVGSVEPASSMEALPRGSDSVEATRETRKIEMYSPLYYAACTFGGLASCGLTHMAITPLDVVKCNMQIDPEKYKSISSGFGVLLEEQGFRGFFKGWVPTLLGYSAQGACKFGFYELFKKFYADLTGPKHASKYKTLIYLAGAASAEVIADIALCPMEAVKVRVQTQPRFARGLRDGLPKFVKSEGVLGLYKGLLPLWGRQIPYTMMKFASFETIVEMIYKHVIPKPKEQCSKTLQLAVSFAGGYVAGVFCAVISHPADNLVSFLNNAKGATVTDAVRQLGLWGLFTRGLPLRIVMIGTLTGAQWGIYDAFKVLVGLQTTGGLIPPTTSNQEHAKQS, from the exons ATGTCTCTCCGCCTCTTTCATTTTCTTGACCCCCGTCATCCTAACAACAGCAGGAAGATTCCAACGAATTCGAATCGCATTCACCGTCTCCACCCCCCAGCCATGGCGATCTTCGAGGAACCTCCCAATTCGCCCTTccccagcatcctctcctcttctccctcccCCGTTGGGTCGGTGGAGCCCGCCTCCAGCATGGAAGCCCTGCCGCGCGGGTCCGATTCTGTGGAGGCCACAAGGGAGACCCGGAAGATCGAGATGTATTCGCCGCTCTACTACGCTGCTTGCACCTTCGGTGGCCTCGCCAGCTGCGGCCTCACTCACATGGCCATTACCCCGCTCGACGTTGTCAAGTGCAATATGCAA ATTGACCCAGAAAAGTACAAGAGCATCTCATCAGGATTTGGTGTTTTGCTAGAAGAGCAAGGATTCAGAGGCTTCTTCAAGGGTTGGGTGCCAACCCTGCTTGGTTATAGTGCTCAGGGTGCATGCAAGTTTGGATTTTATGAGTTGTTTAAGAAGTTCTATGCAGACCTTACTGGGCCcaagcatgcatcaaaatataagaCACTCATTTACCTCGCCGGAGCTGCTTCTGCTGAAGTAATTGCTGATATAGCTCTTTGCCCCATGGAGGCTGTGAAGGTACGGGTGCAAACACAACCACGGTTTGCTAGGGGCTTGAGGGATGGACTTCCCAAGTTTGTCAAATCAGAAGGTGTTCTAGG GTTATACAAGGGACTCCTTCCACTCTGGGGACGTCAGATTCCTT ATACAATGATgaaatttgcttcttttgagacaaTTGTTGAGATGATATACAAGCATGTCATTCCCAAGCCAAAGGAGCAGTGTAGCAAAACGCTGCAGCTTGCAGTGAGCTTTGCTGGTGGCTATGTAGCTGGGGTATTCTGTGCCGTGATATCTCATCCTGCTGACAACCTGGTCTCTTTTCTCAACAATGCAAAGGGCGCGACTGTCACTGAC GCCGTAAGACAACTTGGTTTATGGGGCCTTTTCACCCGTGGTCTTCCGCTGCGTATTGTTATGATTGGTACTCTGACTGGAGCACAATGGGGAATCTACGATGCATTCAAAGTCCTCGTTGGCCT GCAAACAACCGGTGGGCTCATACCTCCAACCACTTCGAACCAAGAACATGCAAAACAAAGTTGA
- the LOC135596198 gene encoding transcription factor HEC2-like: MDLTTMVREMENLGGLSEAPLQPSESYSGGPSSHAFCSAGASTSLLVGGAPSSSAFGGPQDLLTPVFSNSPAAAELAVRGASHGCGRRPSVAAMREMIFRIAAMQPIHIDPESVRPPKRRNVKISKDPQSVAARHRRERISERIRILQQLVPGGTKMDTASMLDEAIHYMKFLKSQLQSLQRAAAAHRGAGAAGNADFSMHGTGSSDGSCSCFLKGDGAPEQGFTMNTF; the protein is encoded by the coding sequence ATGGATCTGACAACGATGGTGAGGGAGATGGAGAATTTAGGTGGGTTATCCGAAGCACCGCTGCAGCCATCGGAAAGCTACTCCGGTGGACCGTCGTCGCATGCATTCTGCAGCGCTGGTGCTAGCACCTCTTTGCTTGTGGGGGGTGCGCCATCATCGTCAGCTTTCGGCGGTCCTCAGGACCTCCTCACGCCTGTGTTCTCGAACTCGCCGGCCGCAGCCGAGCTGGCGGTGAGAGGCGCGTCGCACGGCTGCGGGCGGCGGCCCTCGGTGGCTGCCATGAGGGAGATGATATTTCGCATTGCAGCGATGCAGCCGATCCACATCGACCCGGAGTCGGTGAGGCCGCCGAAGCGGCGGAACGTGAAGATATCGAAGGACCCGCAGAGCGTGGCGGCCAGGCACCGGAGGGAGCGGATCAGCGAGAGGATCCGGATACTGCAGCAGCTCGTCCCGGGGGGCACGAAGATGGACACCGCGTCGATGCTCGACGAGGCGATCCACTACATGAAGTTCCTCAAGAGCCAGCTGCAGTCCCTGCAACGGGCAGCCGCCGCGCACCGAGGCGCCGGGGCTGCCGGCAACGCCGACTTCTCCATGCATGGTACAGGGTCCTCAGATGGGAGCTGCTCGTGCTTCCTCAAAGGCGACGGGGCGCCGGAGCAGGGGTTCACCATGAACACCTTTTGA